The following are from one region of the Mangifera indica cultivar Alphonso chromosome 14, CATAS_Mindica_2.1, whole genome shotgun sequence genome:
- the LOC123196970 gene encoding uncharacterized protein LOC123196970: MERRIRSLQRQQLTRSEPFLKYLKPGALARLRDSKISARSHRVISIPQISPHRISLTSPPPSSNDDQPQVSVIDAFPCFSGRMYGPLCPQRKKLVAAKAILSLSSHQSGPGSDLPDPVIDVFSSDSNIVAAH, encoded by the coding sequence ATGGAGCGAAGAATCCGATCTTTACAGAGACAACAATTGACCCGATCCGAACCATTCCTCAAGTACCTCAAACCTGGCGCCCTTGCCCGCTTGCGAGACTCCAAAATCAGCGCTAGATCGCATAGAGTCATCTCAATCCCTCAGATCTCCCCTCACCGCATCTCTCTTACGTCACCTCCACCTTCTTCAAACGATGATCAGCCTCAGGTCAGCGTGATCGATGCCTTCCCGTGCTTCTCCGGGAGAATGTACGGTCCACTGTGTCCTCAAAGGAAGAAACTAGTGGCGGCTAAAGCAATCCTGTCTTTGAGCTCTCATCAGTCAGGTCCGGGTTCTGACCTTCCCGATCCGGTCATTGATGTATTTAGTAGTGATAGTAATATTGTTGCCGCTCATTGA